Proteins encoded by one window of Enterococcus saccharolyticus subsp. saccharolyticus:
- the secE gene encoding preprotein translocase subunit SecE, which produces MNFLRSVKDEMKKVTWPSGKKLRKDVIVVIETSLIFAVLFYLMDTGIQSLFSWIIK; this is translated from the coding sequence ATGAATTTTTTACGTAGCGTCAAAGACGAAATGAAAAAAGTCACATGGCCATCAGGAAAAAAATTACGCAAAGACGTAATCGTGGTTATTGAGACTTCATTGATTTTTGCTGTCTTATTTTATCTTATGGATACAGGCATCCAATCATTATTTAGTTGGATTATAAAATAG